Proteins from one Mercurialis annua linkage group LG7, ddMerAnnu1.2, whole genome shotgun sequence genomic window:
- the LOC126656212 gene encoding pre-mRNA-splicing factor SLU7-A-like has translation MATASVAFKSREDHRKQIELEEARKAGLAPAEVDEDGKEINPHIPQYMSSAPWYLNAEKPSLKHQRKWKADPEYTRDWYRRGVFLEKADKYRKGACQNCGAMTHDAKACMERPRKVGAKWTSMHIAPDENIESFELDYDGKRDRWNGYDTSSYAHVVDRYEAREEARRKFLKDQQLKKLEEKNSGQVVEDAPSDEDNDEDDLRVDEAKVDESKQMDFAKVEKRVRTTGGGSTGTVRNLRIREDTAKYLLNLDVNSAHYDPKTRSMREDPLPDADPNEKFYEGDNQYRNSGQALEFKQMNLHAWEAFDKGQDIHMQAAPSQAELLYKNYKVIKEKLKTHTKETIMEKYGNAASEEEIPRELLLGQTERQVEYDRAGRIIKGQETVLPKSKYEEDIYINNHTTVWGSWWRDHQWGYKCCKQTIRNSYCTGAAGIKAAEAATDLMRANIARKEVNEELPEPVEEKKLATWGTEVPDGLVLDDKILAEAIKKEKDRKHVEKDERKRKYNVTWNDEVTAEDMEAYRMTTIHHDDPMKDFLH, from the exons ATGGCGACAGCATCAG TTGCATTTAAGTCTAGAGAGGATCACAGGAAACAAATTGAATTAGAAGAAGCACGTAAAGCGGGTCTTGCACCTGCTGAAGTTGATGAAGATGGAAAGGAAATCAATCCCCATATTCCTCAGTATATGTCTTCTGCTCCATGGTATCTTAATGCTGAGAAACCTAGTTTGAAGCATCAAAGGAAGTGGAAAGCAGATCCCGAGTATACACGAGATTGGTATAGAAGGGGTGTTTTTCTTGAAAAGGCCGATAAATACAGGAAGGGTGCGTGTCAAAACTGTGGTGCCATGACTCATGATGCGAAGGCGTGTATGGAAAGACCTAGGAAAGTTGGGGCCAAGTGGACAAGTATGCATATTGCTCCTGATGAAAATATTGAGTCTTTTGAGCTTGATTATGACGGTAAGCGTGACCGCTGGAATGGGTATGATACGTCGAGTTATGCTCATGTCGTGGACAGATATGAAGCGAGGGAGGAAGCTCGGAGAAAGTTTCTGAAGGATCAACAGCTTAAGAAACTGGAGGAGAAAAATAGCGGCCAAGTTGTTGAGGATGCTCCTAGTGATGAGGATAATGATGAAGATGATTTAAGGGTTGATGAAGCTAAGGTTGATGAAAGCAAGCAAATGGATTTTGCTAAGGTAGAGAAGCGTGTGCGAACAACAGGCGGTGGCAGCACAGGAACCGTTAG AAATCTGCGTATTCGGGAGGACACAGCGAAATATCTTCTAAATCTTGATGTTAACTCTGCCCATTATGACCCTAAAACCCGGTCTATGCGTGAAGATCCTCTTCCAGATGCAGATCCAAATGAGAAATTCTATGAG gGAGATAATCAATATAGGAATAGTGGCCAAGCTTTGGAGTTCAAGCAGATGAACCTCCATGCTTGGGAGGCATTTGATAAGGGTCAAGATATTCACATGCAAGCAGCTCCTTCCCAAGCTGAGTTGCTGTATAAGAACTATAAGGTCATTAAGGAGAAATTGAAGACCCATACAAAGGAGACAATCATGGAGAAGTATGGGAATGCTGCCAGTGAAGAAGAAATTCCGAGAGAGCTTTTGCTGGGACAAACAGAAAGACAAGTTGAATATGACCGAGCTGGACGGATTATAAAGGGACAG GAGACTGTGCTTCCCAAAAGCAAGTATGAAGAAGACATATACATTAACAACCACACAACCGTGTGGGGTTCATGGTGGAGGGATCATCAATGGGGTTATAAGTGCTGCAAGCAGACGATTAGGAACAGCTATTGCACAGGTGCTGCAGGGATTAAGGCTGCTGAGGCTGCAACCGATCTCATGAGGGCTAACATTGCTCGCAAAGAAGTGAATGAAG AGTTGCCAGAACCAGTGGAGGAGAAAAAGCTTGCTACTTGGGGAACTGAGGTTCCAGATGGTTTGGTTTTGGATGATAAGATACTTGCTGAAGCAATTAAAAAG GAAAAAGATAGAAAGCATGTGGAGAAAGATGAAAGGAAGCGGAAGTATAATGTTACATGGAATGATGAGGTTACGGCTGAGGATATGGAAGCATATAGGATGACAACAATACATCACGATGACCCAATGAAGGATTTTCTCCACTAA
- the LOC126654887 gene encoding transcription factor MYB14, with the protein MVRAPCCEKMGLKKGPWTLEEDQILINYIQLYGHSNWRALPKQAGLLRCGKSCRLRWTNYLRPDIKRGNFTGEEEETIIKLHEMLGNRWSAIAARLPGRTDNEIKNVWHTHLKKRIKQSAATGVGTAPREFKRHSRTNNEEVKKEWEFVSLSNYNDVAKFELSDDVPGMDEEFWSEVLSSDNSSSESDLSAAVNSNNSEAVQYGSNLNIYDSMDFWYNLFTGAGDSLELPEI; encoded by the exons ATGGTGAGAGCTCCTTGCTGTGAGAAGATGGGATTAAAGAAAGGTCCATGGACTCTTGAAGAAGATCAAATTCTTATCAATTATATTCAACTTTATGGCCATAGTAACTGGAGAGCTCTCCCTAAACAAGCTG gTTTATTAAGATGTGGTAAGAGTTGCAGGCTGAGATGGACAAATTACTTAAGACCAGACATTAAACGAGGAAATTTTACTGGAGAAGAAGAGGAAACCATCATCAAATTGCATGAAATGTTAGGAAATAG GTGGTCAGCTATTGCAGCAAGATTACCGGGACGAACAGacaatgaaattaaaaatgtttggcaCACCCACTTGAAAAAAAGAATTAAGCAATCCGCCGCTACCGGCGTCGGAACCGCCCCTAGAGAATTTAAAAGACACTCAAGAACTAACAATGAAGAAGTTAAAAAAGAATGGGAATTTGTgagtttatcaaattataatgacGTCGCAAAGTTCGAATTGTCCGATGATGTGCCGGGGATGGATGAAGAATTCTGGTCGGAAGTATTATCGAGTGATAATTCTAGCTCGGAAAGTGATTTATCGGCGGCGGTTAATAGTAATAATTCTGAAGCAGTCCAATATGGgagtaatttaaatatttatgatagtATGGATTTTTGGTATAATTTATTCACAGGAGCTGGTGATTCATTGGAATTACCAGAAATTTGA
- the LOC126656168 gene encoding uncharacterized protein LOC126656168 has product MSCLNLRLPPAKKAWRSFTTKLQTKLHKLHNSKAIKKRNKYQFNPPPTKAIRCDEKRSSRLFNAFMFKRRRSCRFILKKKTAPVYVDKLFRDLPVADEMVTERATQGKSLKFIDKQALTVAESAGASKEERKQRDRKEGNAAAAADDMWESLGFASPLMRGIDERAEQFISSFRAEMEVQELIETELCIENASS; this is encoded by the coding sequence ATGTCGTGCTTAAACCTTCGGCTTCCACCCGCCAAGAAAGCATGGCGAAGCTTCACCACCAAACTGCAAACTAAACTTCATAAACTCCACAACTCCAAAGCTATCAAGAAACGCAACAAGTATCAGTTCAATCCTCCGCCTACAAAAGCTATCCGATGTGATGAAAAGAGATCGAGTCGGCTTTTCAATGCCTTTATGTTTAAACGACGGAGAAGTTGCCGGTTTATCTTGAAGAAAAAGACTGCGCCTGTGTATGTTGACAAGCTATTTCGAGACCTGCCTGTTGCTGATGAGATGGTGACAGAGCGCGCTACTCAAGGGAAGAGTTTGAAGTTTATTGATAAACAGGCTTTGACAGTGGCAGAATCGGCAGGTGCGAGCAAGGAAGAGAGGAAACAAAGAGATCGTAAAGAAGGTAATGCGGCAGCTGCCGCAGATGATATGTGGGAGTCGTTAGGGTTTGCATCCCCTCTAATGAGGGGAATAGATGAAAGGGCTGAGCAATTCATTTCGAGTTTTCGGGCAGAGATGGAAGTTCAAGAGTTGATTGAAACTGAATTATGCATAGAGAACGCAAGTTCATAG